One window from the genome of Diospyros lotus cultivar Yz01 chromosome 11, ASM1463336v1, whole genome shotgun sequence encodes:
- the LOC127813752 gene encoding arabinosyltransferase XEG113 isoform X2 gives MPGWRNQFQEIASSKPLFLTIYATVVAGIVFSSFYVFSAVYSSAGRGGAGSAPSSSATSWWLSPPASLGMLAVPAPQPRSKSMPPIWKAPPGSKMPPLKTFRLTKELFGKRAKDNVVIVTFGNYAFMDFILTWVKHLTDLGLDNLLVGAMDTKLLEALYWKGIPVFDMGSHMSTGDVGWGSPTFHKMGREKVILIDTVLPFGYELLMCDTDMVWLKNPLPYLSHFPEADVLTSTDQVVPTVADDRLDIWQQVGAAYNIGIFHWRPTDAAKKLAKEWKDMLLADDAIWDQNGFNDLVHRQLGPSVDQESGLVYAYDGNLKLGLLPASIFCSGHTYFVQAMYQQLRMEPYAVHTTFQYAGTEGKRHRLREAMVFYDPPEYFDSPGGFLTFKPSIPKSLLLDGEHTIESHFSLVNYQIKQIRTALAVAFLLNRTLVMPPLWCRLDRLWFSHPGILVGSMTRQPFLCPLDHVFEVNVMLKQLSEEEFGPRINFREYSFFDNPSVPRQVKESWLDVQLCQVGSRNCNVSNSTTALGVLKFPKHSNEETFHSVFSSFKEVKVIQFSSMQDAFPGFTDKIREGKFRNRVKRYVGIWCCVENHIPGHIYYDMYWDEKPGWKPIPPQTSEDDHPPW, from the exons ATGCCGGGGTGGAGGAATCAATTCCAGGAAATAGCGAGCTCGAAGCCGCTCTTCCTAACGATCTACGCCACCGTTGTCGCCGGAATCGTCTTCTCCTCTTTTTACGTCTTCTCCGCTGTCTACTCCTCCGCCGGACGGGGCGGCGCCGGCTCGGCCCCCTCGTCGTCCGCCACTTCCTGGTGGCTCTCTCCTCCTGCTTCCC TGGGTATGCTAGCTGTGCCTGCACCACAGCCTCGAAGTAAATCAATGCCGCCAATTTGGAAAGCTCCTCCTGGTTCAAAAATGCCACCTTTAAAGACCTTCCGATTGACAAAAGAGCTGTTTGGAAAAAGGGCAAAAGATAATGTTGTAATAGTGACCTTTGGTAACTATGCCTTCATGGATTTTATTCTGACGTGGGTAAAACACTTGACTGATCTTGGTTTAGACAATCTTCTCGTTG GTGCAATGGATACAAAACTGTTGGAGGCTTTGTACTGGAAAGGCATTCCAGTTTTTGACATGGGTAGTCATATGAGCACCGGAGATGTTGGATGGGGCTCACCAACGTTTCATAAAATGGGGAGAGAAAAGGTTATTCTAATAGATACCGTACTACCATTTGGCTATGAACTGCTCATGTGTGATACAGATATGGTCTGGTTAAAG AATCCCCTTCCATATCTTTCCCATTTTCCTGAAGCAGATGTGTTGACTTCAACAGATCAAGTTGTACCAACAGTTGCTGATGACAGGTTGGACATCTGGCAACAAG TTGGTGCTGCATATAATATAGGAATTTTTCACTGGCGGCCAACAGATGCTGCAAAGAAATTGGCAAAAGAATGGAAAGACATGCTTCTAGCTGATGATGCAATATGGGACCAAAATGGTTTCAATGACCTTGTACACAGACAGTTGGGACCATCTGTTGATCAGGAGAGTGGACTTGTTTATGCATACGATGGAAATCTCAAGCTGGGGCTTCTGCCAGCAAGTATATTTTGCAGTGGGCATACTTATTTTGTTCAA GCAATGTATCAACAACTCAGAATGGAGCCGTATGCTGTGCATACCACATTCCAGTATGCTGGTACAGAAGGAAAGCGGCACCGACTACGTGAAGCTATGGTTTTCTATGACCCACCAGAATATTTTGACTCCCCAG GTGGTTTCTTGACCTTTAAGCCATCTATTCCAAAGAGTTTGTTACTAGATGGGGAGCATACTATTGAATCACATTTTTCTCTTGTTAATTACCAA ATAAAGCAAATAAGAACAGCTCTTGCAGTTGCTTTTTTGTTAAATCGTACACTG GTTATGCCTCCACTATGGTGCAGGTTGGATAGGTTATGGTTTTCACATCCTGGAATCCTTGTGGGGTCCATGACGAGACAACCTTTTCTCTGCCCTTTGGATCATGTTTTTGAG GTAAATGTTATGTTGAAGCAACTATCTGAGGAGGAATTTGGACCTAGGATCAATTTTAGAGAATATTCTTTCTTTGACAATCCATCAGTACCCAGACAG GTTAAGGAATCATGGCTTGATGTTCAACTATGTCAAGTAGGATCCCGGAACTGTAATGTCTCAAACAGTACGACTGCACTGGGAGTCCTCAAATTTCCCAAGCACAGCAATGAAGAAACG TTCCATTCAGTATTCTCCTCATTCAAGGAGGTTAAAGTCATTCAATTCTCATCAATGCAAGACGCCTTCCCAGGATTCACTgacaag ATAAGAGAAGGAAAGTTCAGAAATCGTGTGAAGCGGTATGTAGGTATCTGGTGTTGTGTTGAAAATCACATTCCCGGCCACATATACTATGACATGTACTGGGATGAGAAACCCGGTTGGAAGCCAATCCCGCCCCAAACTTCTGAAGACGATCATCCGCCATGGTGA
- the LOC127813752 gene encoding arabinosyltransferase XEG113 isoform X1, translating to MPGWRNQFQEIASSKPLFLTIYATVVAGIVFSSFYVFSAVYSSAGRGGAGSAPSSSATSWWLSPPASHVDSPAQDRTPNSSQIMAVGMLAVPAPQPRSKSMPPIWKAPPGSKMPPLKTFRLTKELFGKRAKDNVVIVTFGNYAFMDFILTWVKHLTDLGLDNLLVGAMDTKLLEALYWKGIPVFDMGSHMSTGDVGWGSPTFHKMGREKVILIDTVLPFGYELLMCDTDMVWLKNPLPYLSHFPEADVLTSTDQVVPTVADDRLDIWQQVGAAYNIGIFHWRPTDAAKKLAKEWKDMLLADDAIWDQNGFNDLVHRQLGPSVDQESGLVYAYDGNLKLGLLPASIFCSGHTYFVQAMYQQLRMEPYAVHTTFQYAGTEGKRHRLREAMVFYDPPEYFDSPGGFLTFKPSIPKSLLLDGEHTIESHFSLVNYQIKQIRTALAVAFLLNRTLVMPPLWCRLDRLWFSHPGILVGSMTRQPFLCPLDHVFEVNVMLKQLSEEEFGPRINFREYSFFDNPSVPRQVKESWLDVQLCQVGSRNCNVSNSTTALGVLKFPKHSNEETFHSVFSSFKEVKVIQFSSMQDAFPGFTDKIREGKFRNRVKRYVGIWCCVENHIPGHIYYDMYWDEKPGWKPIPPQTSEDDHPPW from the exons ATGCCGGGGTGGAGGAATCAATTCCAGGAAATAGCGAGCTCGAAGCCGCTCTTCCTAACGATCTACGCCACCGTTGTCGCCGGAATCGTCTTCTCCTCTTTTTACGTCTTCTCCGCTGTCTACTCCTCCGCCGGACGGGGCGGCGCCGGCTCGGCCCCCTCGTCGTCCGCCACTTCCTGGTGGCTCTCTCCTCCTGCTTCCC ATGTAGATTCTCCAGCCCAAGATAGAACTCCTAATTCTTCTCAAATAATGGCAGTGGGTATGCTAGCTGTGCCTGCACCACAGCCTCGAAGTAAATCAATGCCGCCAATTTGGAAAGCTCCTCCTGGTTCAAAAATGCCACCTTTAAAGACCTTCCGATTGACAAAAGAGCTGTTTGGAAAAAGGGCAAAAGATAATGTTGTAATAGTGACCTTTGGTAACTATGCCTTCATGGATTTTATTCTGACGTGGGTAAAACACTTGACTGATCTTGGTTTAGACAATCTTCTCGTTG GTGCAATGGATACAAAACTGTTGGAGGCTTTGTACTGGAAAGGCATTCCAGTTTTTGACATGGGTAGTCATATGAGCACCGGAGATGTTGGATGGGGCTCACCAACGTTTCATAAAATGGGGAGAGAAAAGGTTATTCTAATAGATACCGTACTACCATTTGGCTATGAACTGCTCATGTGTGATACAGATATGGTCTGGTTAAAG AATCCCCTTCCATATCTTTCCCATTTTCCTGAAGCAGATGTGTTGACTTCAACAGATCAAGTTGTACCAACAGTTGCTGATGACAGGTTGGACATCTGGCAACAAG TTGGTGCTGCATATAATATAGGAATTTTTCACTGGCGGCCAACAGATGCTGCAAAGAAATTGGCAAAAGAATGGAAAGACATGCTTCTAGCTGATGATGCAATATGGGACCAAAATGGTTTCAATGACCTTGTACACAGACAGTTGGGACCATCTGTTGATCAGGAGAGTGGACTTGTTTATGCATACGATGGAAATCTCAAGCTGGGGCTTCTGCCAGCAAGTATATTTTGCAGTGGGCATACTTATTTTGTTCAA GCAATGTATCAACAACTCAGAATGGAGCCGTATGCTGTGCATACCACATTCCAGTATGCTGGTACAGAAGGAAAGCGGCACCGACTACGTGAAGCTATGGTTTTCTATGACCCACCAGAATATTTTGACTCCCCAG GTGGTTTCTTGACCTTTAAGCCATCTATTCCAAAGAGTTTGTTACTAGATGGGGAGCATACTATTGAATCACATTTTTCTCTTGTTAATTACCAA ATAAAGCAAATAAGAACAGCTCTTGCAGTTGCTTTTTTGTTAAATCGTACACTG GTTATGCCTCCACTATGGTGCAGGTTGGATAGGTTATGGTTTTCACATCCTGGAATCCTTGTGGGGTCCATGACGAGACAACCTTTTCTCTGCCCTTTGGATCATGTTTTTGAG GTAAATGTTATGTTGAAGCAACTATCTGAGGAGGAATTTGGACCTAGGATCAATTTTAGAGAATATTCTTTCTTTGACAATCCATCAGTACCCAGACAG GTTAAGGAATCATGGCTTGATGTTCAACTATGTCAAGTAGGATCCCGGAACTGTAATGTCTCAAACAGTACGACTGCACTGGGAGTCCTCAAATTTCCCAAGCACAGCAATGAAGAAACG TTCCATTCAGTATTCTCCTCATTCAAGGAGGTTAAAGTCATTCAATTCTCATCAATGCAAGACGCCTTCCCAGGATTCACTgacaag ATAAGAGAAGGAAAGTTCAGAAATCGTGTGAAGCGGTATGTAGGTATCTGGTGTTGTGTTGAAAATCACATTCCCGGCCACATATACTATGACATGTACTGGGATGAGAAACCCGGTTGGAAGCCAATCCCGCCCCAAACTTCTGAAGACGATCATCCGCCATGGTGA
- the LOC127813752 gene encoding arabinosyltransferase XEG113 isoform X3, whose product MPGWRNQFQEIASSKPLFLTIYATVVAGIVFSSFYVFSAVYSSAGRGGAGSAPSSSATSWWLSPPASHVDSPAQDRTPNSSQIMAVGMLAVPAPQPRSKSMPPIWKAPPGSKMPPLKTFRLTKELFGKRAKDNVVIVTFGNYAFMDFILTWVKHLTDLGLDNLLVGAMDTKLLEALYWKGIPVFDMGSHMSTGDVGWGSPTFHKMGREKVILIDTVLPFGYELLMCDTDMVWLKNPLPYLSHFPEADVLTSTDQVVPTVADDRLDIWQQVGAAYNIGIFHWRPTDAAKKLAKEWKDMLLADDAIWDQNGFNDLVHRQLGPSVDQESGLVYAYDGNLKLGLLPASIFCSGHTYFVQAMYQQLRMEPYAVHTTFQYAGTEGKRHRLREAMVFYDPPEYFDSPGGFLTFKPSIPKSLLLDGEHTIESHFSLVNYQVCMLDRLWFSHPGILVGSMTRQPFLCPLDHVFEVNVMLKQLSEEEFGPRINFREYSFFDNPSVPRQVKESWLDVQLCQVGSRNCNVSNSTTALGVLKFPKHSNEETFHSVFSSFKEVKVIQFSSMQDAFPGFTDKIREGKFRNRVKRYVGIWCCVENHIPGHIYYDMYWDEKPGWKPIPPQTSEDDHPPW is encoded by the exons ATGCCGGGGTGGAGGAATCAATTCCAGGAAATAGCGAGCTCGAAGCCGCTCTTCCTAACGATCTACGCCACCGTTGTCGCCGGAATCGTCTTCTCCTCTTTTTACGTCTTCTCCGCTGTCTACTCCTCCGCCGGACGGGGCGGCGCCGGCTCGGCCCCCTCGTCGTCCGCCACTTCCTGGTGGCTCTCTCCTCCTGCTTCCC ATGTAGATTCTCCAGCCCAAGATAGAACTCCTAATTCTTCTCAAATAATGGCAGTGGGTATGCTAGCTGTGCCTGCACCACAGCCTCGAAGTAAATCAATGCCGCCAATTTGGAAAGCTCCTCCTGGTTCAAAAATGCCACCTTTAAAGACCTTCCGATTGACAAAAGAGCTGTTTGGAAAAAGGGCAAAAGATAATGTTGTAATAGTGACCTTTGGTAACTATGCCTTCATGGATTTTATTCTGACGTGGGTAAAACACTTGACTGATCTTGGTTTAGACAATCTTCTCGTTG GTGCAATGGATACAAAACTGTTGGAGGCTTTGTACTGGAAAGGCATTCCAGTTTTTGACATGGGTAGTCATATGAGCACCGGAGATGTTGGATGGGGCTCACCAACGTTTCATAAAATGGGGAGAGAAAAGGTTATTCTAATAGATACCGTACTACCATTTGGCTATGAACTGCTCATGTGTGATACAGATATGGTCTGGTTAAAG AATCCCCTTCCATATCTTTCCCATTTTCCTGAAGCAGATGTGTTGACTTCAACAGATCAAGTTGTACCAACAGTTGCTGATGACAGGTTGGACATCTGGCAACAAG TTGGTGCTGCATATAATATAGGAATTTTTCACTGGCGGCCAACAGATGCTGCAAAGAAATTGGCAAAAGAATGGAAAGACATGCTTCTAGCTGATGATGCAATATGGGACCAAAATGGTTTCAATGACCTTGTACACAGACAGTTGGGACCATCTGTTGATCAGGAGAGTGGACTTGTTTATGCATACGATGGAAATCTCAAGCTGGGGCTTCTGCCAGCAAGTATATTTTGCAGTGGGCATACTTATTTTGTTCAA GCAATGTATCAACAACTCAGAATGGAGCCGTATGCTGTGCATACCACATTCCAGTATGCTGGTACAGAAGGAAAGCGGCACCGACTACGTGAAGCTATGGTTTTCTATGACCCACCAGAATATTTTGACTCCCCAG GTGGTTTCTTGACCTTTAAGCCATCTATTCCAAAGAGTTTGTTACTAGATGGGGAGCATACTATTGAATCACATTTTTCTCTTGTTAATTACCAAGTATGCAT GTTGGATAGGTTATGGTTTTCACATCCTGGAATCCTTGTGGGGTCCATGACGAGACAACCTTTTCTCTGCCCTTTGGATCATGTTTTTGAG GTAAATGTTATGTTGAAGCAACTATCTGAGGAGGAATTTGGACCTAGGATCAATTTTAGAGAATATTCTTTCTTTGACAATCCATCAGTACCCAGACAG GTTAAGGAATCATGGCTTGATGTTCAACTATGTCAAGTAGGATCCCGGAACTGTAATGTCTCAAACAGTACGACTGCACTGGGAGTCCTCAAATTTCCCAAGCACAGCAATGAAGAAACG TTCCATTCAGTATTCTCCTCATTCAAGGAGGTTAAAGTCATTCAATTCTCATCAATGCAAGACGCCTTCCCAGGATTCACTgacaag ATAAGAGAAGGAAAGTTCAGAAATCGTGTGAAGCGGTATGTAGGTATCTGGTGTTGTGTTGAAAATCACATTCCCGGCCACATATACTATGACATGTACTGGGATGAGAAACCCGGTTGGAAGCCAATCCCGCCCCAAACTTCTGAAGACGATCATCCGCCATGGTGA
- the LOC127813752 gene encoding arabinosyltransferase XEG113 isoform X4 — protein MPGWRNQFQEIASSKPLFLTIYATVVAGIVFSSFYVFSAVYSSAGRGGAGSAPSSSATSWWLSPPASRAMDTKLLEALYWKGIPVFDMGSHMSTGDVGWGSPTFHKMGREKVILIDTVLPFGYELLMCDTDMVWLKNPLPYLSHFPEADVLTSTDQVVPTVADDRLDIWQQVGAAYNIGIFHWRPTDAAKKLAKEWKDMLLADDAIWDQNGFNDLVHRQLGPSVDQESGLVYAYDGNLKLGLLPASIFCSGHTYFVQAMYQQLRMEPYAVHTTFQYAGTEGKRHRLREAMVFYDPPEYFDSPGGFLTFKPSIPKSLLLDGEHTIESHFSLVNYQIKQIRTALAVAFLLNRTLVMPPLWCRLDRLWFSHPGILVGSMTRQPFLCPLDHVFEVNVMLKQLSEEEFGPRINFREYSFFDNPSVPRQVKESWLDVQLCQVGSRNCNVSNSTTALGVLKFPKHSNEETFHSVFSSFKEVKVIQFSSMQDAFPGFTDKIREGKFRNRVKRYVGIWCCVENHIPGHIYYDMYWDEKPGWKPIPPQTSEDDHPPW, from the exons ATGCCGGGGTGGAGGAATCAATTCCAGGAAATAGCGAGCTCGAAGCCGCTCTTCCTAACGATCTACGCCACCGTTGTCGCCGGAATCGTCTTCTCCTCTTTTTACGTCTTCTCCGCTGTCTACTCCTCCGCCGGACGGGGCGGCGCCGGCTCGGCCCCCTCGTCGTCCGCCACTTCCTGGTGGCTCTCTCCTCCTGCTTCCC GTGCAATGGATACAAAACTGTTGGAGGCTTTGTACTGGAAAGGCATTCCAGTTTTTGACATGGGTAGTCATATGAGCACCGGAGATGTTGGATGGGGCTCACCAACGTTTCATAAAATGGGGAGAGAAAAGGTTATTCTAATAGATACCGTACTACCATTTGGCTATGAACTGCTCATGTGTGATACAGATATGGTCTGGTTAAAG AATCCCCTTCCATATCTTTCCCATTTTCCTGAAGCAGATGTGTTGACTTCAACAGATCAAGTTGTACCAACAGTTGCTGATGACAGGTTGGACATCTGGCAACAAG TTGGTGCTGCATATAATATAGGAATTTTTCACTGGCGGCCAACAGATGCTGCAAAGAAATTGGCAAAAGAATGGAAAGACATGCTTCTAGCTGATGATGCAATATGGGACCAAAATGGTTTCAATGACCTTGTACACAGACAGTTGGGACCATCTGTTGATCAGGAGAGTGGACTTGTTTATGCATACGATGGAAATCTCAAGCTGGGGCTTCTGCCAGCAAGTATATTTTGCAGTGGGCATACTTATTTTGTTCAA GCAATGTATCAACAACTCAGAATGGAGCCGTATGCTGTGCATACCACATTCCAGTATGCTGGTACAGAAGGAAAGCGGCACCGACTACGTGAAGCTATGGTTTTCTATGACCCACCAGAATATTTTGACTCCCCAG GTGGTTTCTTGACCTTTAAGCCATCTATTCCAAAGAGTTTGTTACTAGATGGGGAGCATACTATTGAATCACATTTTTCTCTTGTTAATTACCAA ATAAAGCAAATAAGAACAGCTCTTGCAGTTGCTTTTTTGTTAAATCGTACACTG GTTATGCCTCCACTATGGTGCAGGTTGGATAGGTTATGGTTTTCACATCCTGGAATCCTTGTGGGGTCCATGACGAGACAACCTTTTCTCTGCCCTTTGGATCATGTTTTTGAG GTAAATGTTATGTTGAAGCAACTATCTGAGGAGGAATTTGGACCTAGGATCAATTTTAGAGAATATTCTTTCTTTGACAATCCATCAGTACCCAGACAG GTTAAGGAATCATGGCTTGATGTTCAACTATGTCAAGTAGGATCCCGGAACTGTAATGTCTCAAACAGTACGACTGCACTGGGAGTCCTCAAATTTCCCAAGCACAGCAATGAAGAAACG TTCCATTCAGTATTCTCCTCATTCAAGGAGGTTAAAGTCATTCAATTCTCATCAATGCAAGACGCCTTCCCAGGATTCACTgacaag ATAAGAGAAGGAAAGTTCAGAAATCGTGTGAAGCGGTATGTAGGTATCTGGTGTTGTGTTGAAAATCACATTCCCGGCCACATATACTATGACATGTACTGGGATGAGAAACCCGGTTGGAAGCCAATCCCGCCCCAAACTTCTGAAGACGATCATCCGCCATGGTGA